The Gouania willdenowi chromosome 5, fGouWil2.1, whole genome shotgun sequence sequence tgattaagttttgatcaacttagtttaaattaacttaatttaaatgatcctatcttctgtagctctgatgagatgttgttagaatgtaacattctaataacgttgctgcaacaaacttttattttgtaaacgggaagttcccactgaaacggttgtacttgaggtagcttaaCGTGTACCTACAAGGCACGGACAAAAGGATGGAATGAAAAGAACGAAAGGACagcacggactgagttattcttagttaaccaggcataacagttcgaacactgagcaggggaagatgattaaagctgatcacgttctcacaGAGCACTGCTGTTCTATATGAAAAACGGACAaagctttacaggcacagcaaagttaaacgggcactgggttagggttagggtgatttaagatgagtttaatgcagccaggacaggagggaggagggcggtgcacctaataagcggtccccggaaacatttccccactAAAAAAAGTTCCTTGCCGATTCTGTCTATTTCCGCGTTTAAAATTgtcgttttcattggtcgattccgtgattccgtccgcgattccGTTGATGCAAATTTCACAGGGCCCAATATATAGtagacgtgccgtcagggtaggcaaggtaggcagtgcctacccaagggtgaattgatattttgattatttaattataattttttttttaattataaattatttatttttccatttccaatagcctacagtacctataagtttgaaagtgtccgcattttgtgcgtttcatagcccaaattactaaacagcgctatttcctggaacagctgcacagtctttttttttttttccgctccgctgtaaggcagagggaggccacgccccctcccaaaggcacgtcgctcttctgcttccgttcccattgcgtgattttacatgtttgcgcatgcgcagtcaggtccccatgtgacatccatttacgcgtaaaggcagcgtagagataggcctttgcacgtaactgtgctatgctaaatgctatacgtaagttcacacagcacattagtgaatagatgacactgtgactgctgctgctacattctctagctagtcggcgggataacactacagtgtggatgacagcgctagagatgatagagaaactttgttttgaggaaaaacgacagcttttaaaagatggagaccaacacctgagctaccagagcttcagcaaaggtaaggtcagaaaatgtttcatacttttcacagtgaatggaacaaaaggaaggattaactttgtggatgctcctcactgaggctgttctaagttgtcattttctccatgtttctgtgtttccaacacaaacaacagatgtgctgtcgtgtcatgagatatatcttgttgggagagtatggaggctatataaataattgtttatgtttcttcaacggtgttttatgatgttgattttgttagatggctaaatgcttgttcatgtggatcttattgggttttttctttcttattatgaattttatattttaataagcgcattgagatgactttattggaaattgctttatacaaataaaattgatttgaattgaattaacacttgacagcagaaacatatgaaattgtcattggtggtctcgatttgcaatgtgcctatccagccctagtggtcacggcacgtcactgtagacagtatatactcattgggtttgtagtgtatagtgtggagtgtgccatttcaaacacagccactgTCTTTTAAATTGTaggagaaaacccacacaagcacaggaagaacatgcaaactccacatagaAAGTAGGTAAGTGTCCAACCAGGCTCTTAAACCCAGGACCTAGAGAAGATCATTATATGGCAGGAAAAGAACcaagcaaacaaaacaacaagaaaacaaattAGGAGTGGAACTCACGTTTTTGAGGAACTCCTCTGCAACGATTCGAGCGCGGGCGTTAACAGACAGCTTCATCTCACTGATCTCTTTGTCGATCTCTTCCATAAAATGAATGACAAAATCCACTAGTTTGTGTTTGTACATCTGCTCCGTGTGGAAGTTGGTGATGAGGAAGCTGATGTTATAACCCTGTGAAAAACATGTGTGCTAAAGTTATTGTCCACTAAatctgattatttatttatttttgttattacgTACCTCCACTGGTTTCCTCCGCAGGATGTAGAAGCTTTCTGCTCTCATCATCATGAAGCGCATGAACTTGTGGCAAAGGATCTTCTCGATCTCATCTGCCTAATGCAACATGGGATTGTAAGGAGAGCCACAGGGATCACACACGCGAgcgtacacacacgcacacacacacacactgtacaaACAGCAGCAGAGACTGGACTGACCTGCTTGACAGCAATGCTGACTCTGACTGAGTTGATGGAACCCTCGATCAGAACCTTCTCCTTTTCGTTGCGGCTGATGATCACGGGTTGGAGGAGCAACTCTTTACTACTCCTGAAAGGCAGGATTTACACGCGTGTGAAGGGTTTTAAACCTGTTCAGACactttaaaaacagttaaaCCTGACACTTACCTGACCTCCACCTCTGGCTTGTTGTGTCTCTCCACCACTTGTGAGGAGAAGTTCTCCAAGCAGAGAGCGGCCTGCAGCGTAGCCCGCACAGCATTGAGATATGGACGCAAGGTCGCCGTCTGCGATAGAGGAATTCATTTAAGAGCAGCAGATGTGATGCCCAACAGCCTTACACCTTCCTACATCttcattgttattttgttgAGAACGAAGAATCCTGGATTTGAACTCAATCGTGATGTACTTtcacataaaaacataatacTGGTTACGTTATTTAGTAAAGTGGAAGGTGTGTGCATGGATCAAACACGACAACAACCATTACCGTTCTCTCTCCAACCTACGATAGCAGGCATGGGCGCATTTTGTGCAGCCTCAAAAGtaaatgtacagtaaataaattaaatacacaaaacgacaccaaatataaacaaaatgacaataactacacacaaaaatagctggaaaatatggaaaacagcaacaaaaattacacaaaacagctaaaatcaataaaaatacacacaagatgtcacaaaatacagtaattgaaaataatttatACACATATATAACTAGAAAACATATATAACAATGACACAactacataaaacaacaaaatatacaaattacaaacaaacaaaaatatcaatatatatatatatatattgtgtgctGCGGTAGCTTCTGTATTAGTATAAGTATGAATGATCAATGTCTCCATATACGTCATAGGCTATGCATAATAATTGCATATTTTAAGTGGTCAACACAATCTATTAAAATCTATTCCAGATGAGTAAATTTAGCCAATTGTTGCTTTGAAACTTTTTGCAATTATTTCATTTGTCTCATTTAGTCCAAATAAGATAATGGGTATGCGCACGTTgagaactgcgcatgcgcgtccGTCATGTTgaatttcctttaatttttaggcatagggttagaattagggtCTATCATACTAGGAAAACTTAAGatagcaaaatattgtacgtaTACGTGTAAAAATTTGCTACGctattagtgcgcatgcgcctGTATGATTATTTTACACTACACCAGTCCATTGACATGTATTACGTcctgatagccactgcctataaaAATCACGTTATTTATCATAGGAAAACATGCTAAATATATATTGTGGTCAGAACATTGTAAGATACAAATGAAAAAGGAACCAGTGTATTAATAATCAATGACATGTGCTACTGGATGAAGAATTGACGtggaaaaatagaaacatttaggGATGCATATAGAGACATTGTGActaatatcatcatcatcatcacacgcacacaccttcCATCACAGCTGTCATCAATGCCATCAATGTGAAGATGCAGTCATGCTGTTACACAAAAGCTACTGTACATAAAATGCTACTATAATCATATCAAAGTTGAGCTACATTATGCCGTTAATCatgttaaacacttttattggtTAGGCTGTACATCAGTTAAGCCCGAAAAACCTGCAGCTAAATGTTAGCCTGTTAGCTACTTCCTATACTACTAATTTAACCACTGAAGAAAAATACCAAACACTTTAGCTCAGGAACCCTTCACTCCATCGTCAATAACCTCTACGCGCGCTTACAGAACCTTATGTTTAGTAATTCTTACCATTTTTCAGGATGAAGACAAGTGGCTAAAAGAGGAAGTAGCTTCACTGTTCCGTGAACGTACCGGAAGTCAACCTTTTCCGTGACGTCATCGTAGTCCGTTATCATTTGTTATACTGAATAGAAAACGGAACTAGAAATACGTgaccttatttttttttgttagggATGTTTTACACAGATcgatagaaatgtaaaaaaaaatgtttagagacgtctttctttaaataaacatgACCTAAAACTTCACCGTTGCTAATGTTAGTTAAAACATACGacataactttttattttactttaaatatgGACATACTTTGAAAGGTTTGTTCTTTTCAATTCAATaggaaagtaaaaaataataatctgatgTGTGATATTGCGATCTTATCTTCTCTTATGGATATGTGGATTTGGCATGTTCTCCCGTGCATGAGTTTTCTCTCATCATCTAGAAACGTGTCATTTTAGGCTGATTTGAGTCTATTTGTTTGCCCTGCGATGGATGGACTGCCTTGTCACCAACAGTgataataaaacagaaattaGCAGCTCAGACTTTGAATAAATTAAGAAATACTTATGACGTCTTAATCTAACACTGTCCACAACAAACATAAAGCTAATAAGACCATGGATTATGTGCAGTTGACCTGAATTTGATATTAAGATAGACAATTTTACtacaaagtgaaatatttgtgTTCTCAGgtacaataaaacaaatgaaaaaaaataaaaaaaatagacactTTACACA is a genomic window containing:
- the arpc4 gene encoding actin-related protein 2/3 complex subunit 4, with the protein product MTATLRPYLNAVRATLQAALCLENFSSQVVERHNKPEVEVRSSKELLLQPVIISRNEKEKVLIEGSINSVRVSIAVKQADEIEKILCHKFMRFMMMRAESFYILRRKPVEGYNISFLITNFHTEQMYKHKLVDFVIHFMEEIDKEISEMKLSVNARARIVAEEFLKNF